From the genome of Ziziphus jujuba cultivar Dongzao chromosome 4, ASM3175591v1:
ACTTTCTTCAAGTAGGCTTTACCTATTTCCATACTGCTTTTCCATTCTTTCATAAAGTAGAAAGTGCTACGGTTCTTACCCTGGTATTCATTCACTGTATGGGGTAATAAAGGCTTTTGACCATTAAGTATCTTGAATGAGCATTTACTTGTGGAAAAACCTTTTTATCCATTGAAGCAGAATTAAGCTACATCGAGAAGGTTTGTCTAATTTTTCTGATTAACATTAACAAAGTGTTGAAAATACTCATCCAACATACCATTGAATCTTTCTATCTATCTGTCTGTTTATGGATGATAACTCGAGGAAATGTTGTTAAGAGCTGAGAAGTTTTAAAAGTTCTCACTAAAAAGACCATGTGAATTTTCCATCTAGTTGTTAGTAATATGTTGAGGCACCCTTGAATATTTGACCACAAACTTGAAGAATAAGCGGGTTTTCTCTTCAATTATGCAGTACTTTGAGGTTGGTATAAAAGTTATATAATTCGAGAATCTATATACAACCACCAAAATAATGGAGAGATCACCAATCTTTGGAAGGTTAGTGATGAAATCTAACGAAATGCTCTCCCATGGATGGTTAAAAATGAGAAATGGCTCCAATAATCCTGGTTGCTTTTGTCTTTCAACTTTGTCTTGCTGATAGATAAGATGAGTTCAAGTGTAGTCCATAACAATATCACGCAATTATGGAAAGTAGTACCTTTGTTTGATCAAAGCGTATGTTCTATGTCATGTCTAGATGTCCTACTATAGAGTATCATGGAGTTCTTGAAAGTATCTTCCTCAAATTGCTAGATTTTGGGATAAACAACCTATCTTTTTTATCTAAAGCAAACCATCTTCTTATTAAAATTGATGTGTTTTCCTTTCTCTATATAACTTCAAGATGTTTTGGGCGCAAGAATCCCCCCTAGTGCTCTTTTATGAGGTCTCACATTGAAGTAGCTATAGTGCTAGCATACACATTACCTAGCACTTTTAAAACCCTAAGTTCCATCTATGACCCGACACATTAATGGCCCGATTATTGGTCCCTACCTTGTGTTCAAATTGAAGTCAAACTCTGCAACAAATTTGTGCCAATGAGCTTACTTTGTAGTAATTTCAGTTGCATGAGGAAATGACTCACAACTGAGCCGTCAGTCTTCACGATGAATTTTGACCACTTAGATAGTATCTTCACATCCTCAAGCAGTTAATAATAGCCAATATCTTTTTCTCTTGGATGGCATAATTCCTTTTCGTCCTTGATCATTTCTTACTTTTGTAGGCAACAAAATGGTCATCTTGAAGTATACCCCTACCCAAAGTAAAATCTAATGCATTAAATTGCATTTCAAACGGATTTATGACATCCAAAAGCACCATAACCAAGTCACTCATCATAGCTTGTTTCAAGCCATCGAATGCTTCTTGGCATTCACTGCTTTGTTCCCTTGACTCCCCCTTCTTAACAATTCTATTAGAGGTGTTGCCTTCTTTAAGTATCTTACTCCTTAATCCACACTACAAGCAACCAAAACTTTTCCCAAATTGATATATGATGTAAACCGAGACTGAGATAGACAGAGAGTTGGCCACCTATTGATTTTTTGAGACAACAACACTCATAAGGATGGTGCTAATTCAATGTTCTTTATGATCTCGTTTAGTTTGAGAGCCTCCCTCTCCCCATCCCTTACTCAACTTTTGAAAGCAATCatcctagatttttttttttttttgatatgtcGGGGAAGATGCCTCACCTTTCTACACTAAAGACTAATCGACAATAATAATTTGCCGATCTACGAAAGGATCTAAGTTCTTCATTGTTAATAGGAGTCTTCCATTCTTGAATCACCTTCACCTTTTCCATATCCATGTGAATTTTTCCTTGCCCAATAATATGTCCTAAAAATTGATGAGTTATTATGCAAATACACATTTCTCCCTTTTCATGAATAGCTGATTTTTTTGAAGTCTTTAAATATGTTCGACGTGCTCCTTAAGTGAAGAAATAAAAATCACAATGTCATCCAAGTACACTATGACAAACTTATCAAGGAAATTGGGGAGTACTTGGTTCACGAGTGTGCAAAATGTCATTGGTGCATTAGTCAATCGAAAGGCATGACCAAGAACTCAAAAGCTTCATAATGAGTAACACATGTAGTGTGTGTTTGACAGAGCTTTTTTTTAGGCCAAAAACTCTATTTGAAGgccaaaaacttttttattaaaaaacaaaagtgtTTGATAAGAGTCAACAAGCACTTGTTGATAAAAAATACagtttttttaagttgttttagATAAGCTcaaattttatgcttttctaaaaaaactctttctttttttagtttatatgaaaacttaataagcatttaatgtAGATGAATGAGTATTTAATGTAGCTTTcttatttacaaccaaacattTATTAGCTTCTTAATAAAagttccttttttaaaaatatctattatacaAAGTTTTACAGACTAAAGCTCTACTTTCATCAGCTATATCAAACGGACTCGTAGTTTTCTCTTCATCCTCTTCTCCAATTCTTACTTGGTAGTATCCCTATCTTACGTCTAACTTTATGAAGTATTTGGCACCTTTAAATTGATTGAACAACTCAACAATCCAGGAATTGGGTATTTAATTTGCACCATGACCTTGTTCAAACCTCAATAGTCTACATATAAATGTAAACTTCCATCTTGCTTCTTCTAGAATAGCACTGGCACGTCGTAAGGTGCCTTTAAGGGGCCTAAGGATTCCAACTTCGAGTAATTTTTTCAACCTCTTCTGTAATTCTGCCAACTCTAGGGAGTCATTCGATATGTGCTTTTTCTTGCAGTTTCACTCCAAGCATTAGTTCAATTTTATGATATAAGTCTCGTCGAGGGGGAAGCTTCCTCAAAAGGTTATCTAGAATTACATCATTAAAAGACTTCAAAGCTTCTATTACCATGGAAAGAGTTGTTTCATCGCTCTCATCTTCTTTTACCATCATTAGTAGGATATAAGAAGGTTCCTTGTGTCTCAATCTTTTCATGAATTGaagaatggaaaaaaattttaagttacTCAATTGTTTTCTCAGTGCTAGGACCATACTTGTCTGCTCCTCTAGCATCAATAAACTATTGGCAGTGAGAATGGGAATTGCTTTCTTctacataaaaaatttcatgcccaaaattacatcaaaatcATCCATCAGAATCACGATTAAATCAATGTGGTCCTCCTAAAATCCTAACTTAAGATGTACCTACTTCGCCACATCCATTGTGCTTAAGGCTTTGAATTAACTGCCTTCATTTTACCCATATTTTTATGCAGTTTTAGGCTTAATCTCCTTGCTTCATTCTCTAAACAAAAGTTGTGAATAGCACCTATGTCCACTATCATGCTCTTGGCAACCTTCCCATTAATTACTGCATCAAAAAACATGAGACCTTTCTCATCGGTCTATTTGCTTCCTTATGGCATTCAAAAAACTCAATGCACCTACTTGGTTATtgtcttctctttcttttactACTTGAACTCATTGTTTTACTGGTTCATGGTAGTGAATAGAAGCATGTAAAGCATTAAAGGCAGTTCTATGAGGACATTCAACAATTCTATATGGACACGACATAGGAAGCACAACATGGATTTGAGCTTGGTCATAAAAGTTTTGAATGTCCATAATGGAGTGTCTCTTGCATTCAAAAGCCTCCTATTATTGCCTTCCCTATACTTCACAAGATTAGCATGCTTGAAAAACTTGTCGCTGTTAGTATTCAATGGAGAGggttgtgtaacaccccgttttGAAGTACACTGaaattctcaaatttgatcgaggttgaccgggtttgaccgttgttgaccgagaaggggtcaaatgttgactttttgctccaggtGGGATTTCACGTTGACCGAAGTACTGTTGCAAAGTAcgcacgagttcataaactacaaaatttgtcaaatacagtattattttaatattattttttaaaagtatgaataattatgccacgtgtcaccaagtgggatgcaccatgtgtaatattttagaagtgacacatgtcagcaataagaaaatactatattatattattttgtctttattttatatattattattttattattttattatttatttatttattctttttctttttgtctttttccttcctttccttccctttccCCACGTGAGAAAAACACTTTTcttgtcttttcttttcctttctttcccttctccttcttcttccccgagcccgacaaaACACCAGCAAAACACACACAgtgacttctctctctctctctcttttgactctctccccctctctctttgatcGATTATTTTGGCCGGGTTTCAATGGCTGGAAGGCAACACGCGCTGGTGGGCTTGAGAGCCCATGGTTAGGCGACGTCAGCGGCCAATTTTCAAGCCATTTGGCTGgcggacgcgccgggatcggccaTCCAAAACCGACAACCGGAGGTCCTCCAGCTGACCCCTTTTTAAGCGATTTCCGACCGTGAGACCGGTCTTTTCCCCTAGATTTCAACCCCCTGCTTTCGAAAATAACCTCCAATTGCCCAAATTCCGAGCCGTTTGTGGGATAGAAGAGGGGAAATTTGGCCGAAACCTTCcgtccactttccggccacctccgatcGAGTTGAGCCCAAcagaggtcggtaatgtgatcctcgtccccttagctttccgttgataccttatttgtgaattttggataccgtttgtgttagcccccgggtaccgggtattatttacccgaataaaatattaatttatttgatcctgtataatattgttgttctaggagcacgtgtgagccgtagaattaattctatggaggatcttggttggattgcatgctTGAAtagagtgacccaccttcaaaattaatttcgggtgttaaattatatttattttgtgataattaaatgtttggatttaatatttatgtgttaaatatttagcaaaattatatttgaaattttgatggcacaatttgaataaattgaaatgtatatgtgcattgaagcatattttgattttgataaattatggaaattcattttatgaaaatttgatatttaaggaacttatgattttaacatttttgatttattgttgaaattattgagtttatttcaagcaataaaaatgtatatatatggatttacgaattttgaaatttttatgtgatttaattatattttgaattttgaggaattaaaggaatatttattttaaattgttgttaatttcattgatggatttgaaattgatggaatttatgctatggatttataatgatgatttataaaggaattgtgaaaaatttacgggtttaattggatggaataaacccggtagtatttatgagattttgagatttgaaaataaatatattgattttatgatttttagatgcaccatacacgtactggtgttctttatacatgcatatgattagcgcgcaggtggatgtggtgagtGCGCAGGTGAGTGTGAGTAGGGCACAGATGATTATGggattgtcctgtggttgccatcggatgaggataGGCcgccctccatggccgggatgcctGTTTGCAACGGCGAGGTGGGACGCcacacgaccgtatgccggtttctctctttaacctcatGTCTGGCAGTGCTTGGGACATTGGGTACCATtggtgccactggtatatagtgggtacattaaatggttttcacgacgtgattttaatcatacaatattttagaattttatttaaattaaaatgtttttttaatagtgtttataaattaaattgttttggcattttaaattgagttctattattaattatttggttttattttatttatttaaatattttttggataatttttgttaatgtaaattttattgtgtttttgtattaattgtttacaatactttattcccaatttaatatttttcattagacttatttttttataattatttctcactaaaatttttcgattattaatttattgtcttttatttgcaaattattaattaaatattttctagatttttggggcataaaaattgggttttgcgaaaatattttaaaaatggaactttTCCAGCTGAGTGAATCATGAgaattttgagggaaaatattatttttaactacctattatttatttacttatttattattaatcaattaactaagttatttacccttttattattattattattgtatagtagattgggttattcactgagatgattagcatctcatatttttaaattccgttcccttaggtccagatTAGTCGCGTTGATTGTCCGGAGGCGAACTCGACGTCttggttcgttgccgaaagtccaagaggcttttcctttcctttctatcttgtattatttctttttatcttatattgtattaaatgtcatattcaattgtagttgataacgctttgtatactatttggacgattatttatttaattgtgcactggttccctgttaatttttgaagtgctgaaatttgtgataatattttgtagtaaagtggaggaataaggtggtgcatatagaagtgtgttttcagtgcaggaaaattgtgggaaattctacccttaggggagatactatcggattttccgttgggagATTCAGTggtgtttccctaggatcaggacttgtctaaggttccggtgaggaattttggaagGGTTCCTGACAGTTGAGACTTCTTACTATTGAAATTTTTAGACGTGTAATCCATTAAACGCTCCACTAACGTTAGCATAGTGGCTAGATTTTGCACTCTTTATCACTGAAATTCAACTTTGGCCCAAAATTTCAAGccttcaaagaaataaaagagtTTTGTCATTTTTTGACATGTCATAAATATCTAGCAAGAGCTCCGAGAAAGCCTTCGTATATTCATGTTACCTTATTGTCTCAACTCTCTTAAATTTTAGCAGGCAATGTAGTCCAcattcttggaaaaaaaaaaaaattggttcttGAGTTTCTGCAGTTGCTCTCATATATCTTAATgcatatattgttttttatgtCCTCATATTTGGATTGCcactataattttgcataattTGTTAGATACATTGTGGTCATCATCGTCTTCATTTCTTCTAAATCTAGTTTCACCACTTGAAAGCACTGCTCCATACCAAATAGAAAGTTTTCAAGCTCTTTTGCATCTCCTGCACCTCCATATGCCTAGGTGGGCATTTTTAAGTTGCCCACACTCCATTCCTATTGAGGTGATAGGTTAGTTTTCTACTCTACGCAAGGTTAAAGTGAGTTTGGTATTCATATACCCCAACTCATTTCTGAATGCCTCTATGGTAGCTTGAAGTCTTCCATTAAGTCATTCATTATAACCGACAACTTGCTATTGCCTCTTCTATGGCTCCTTCTTTCACACCTCCCGTTAAGCTTGAAGCATTATCGACccccatgttttttttttttttttgagtgctCTCACTTGACCAGCCAAATTGTCAATCATCTcaactttttcaaaaatttccttTCAGTTATGGCCTTTGAAATGCGCATCCTTGGTGTAGGCAAGCTCCTTAAGCTACTGCCTGATGGCCGTATTTCATTTGTCATCTTCTGTATCTACGTGGTTCATTTCGTAACCGCGCTCTAATACCAGATAGCATAATCCAACTTTTGAAGTATGCAAAAGTAAACTGCACAATGCTTACTAGCATCACGAGTATAGTAAGTCAACTGTTAGTGCTCCTTGCAAGCAAATAACccacatatattaataatatagtgCAAACATCAAGTAAGcaataaagcaaataataattgatattaaaagGGACAAGCACAAAAATGGACAAAAGAATTGAATAAAATGCATTCATTTTATTAGATAACAATGGAAAGAGCCCACAAAAGGGTTACAAGCATGCATCACGAGCTCTAACTATGTTGGTGGTCTAGCCTAACATCTTATGGACTAGCCACCTCTTTTTAAaaagcttatttagccattatGATCCTAGAGGAAAGAAACATCAAAATGCGTGACGAGTCGTGATGGCACCATTTCTATAAAGCAAAGTCAAAAGTTCATAAAAGTAACCACGGGCATGACTAATAACTCTCGATGAACTTAATTTGGTGATTACAGACAAAATACTAAGTTATTAACTGCAAGCAGATGGGACTCTCATACAAAGGCACATATTGCAGTGAAGTGCCTTATCAATTTAGGCCTTcttttaccttttctttttttttttttttctttttctcttcttttttcttttttttaaagaaaaatatcgaTTGCATGAAGAAATAATACTAGGCACATCAAACAACAAAAGAGAATTGAGCCACGGAGGCTCTCTTTTTGCCCTCTCTTACCAAAGTTCTAGTTTAAGGTTATTCAATAACAAACCATACAACTAAGCACATTAACAATGGCataccacacacacacacacacacaaaatgtGTCTGAATGTAATATATAATGCCAAGGTACATTAACATTAAATGATCATTATTATATGATAGGCTTCAATAATATTATGAATGTTGTGGATCAATCAGTAAGGATAGGCCTCAATAATGGAAAGCATGGCAGGAATTTTGATGACTTTGTAACGAGGAAAACCCGCTTCATTTATCAGCTTTTTCCATTCCATTGCTGTTTTGTCCCTTCCACCCGTGTACACCAACATTGAAAGATCTGATTTTAAGTGCGATTCCTCAAGCAGATGATTGTTTCCTTCAACAACAACATccataataataacttttccatttttttctggTATTGCTTTGCGACaaatcttcaaaattttcaccACTATGTCATCAGGCCAATCACGCAGCGTAGTCTGCATTGTACtattaaatcaaataaagaacaTCTTTGTAGTAATTATTGTaaagaacatatatattaaacattaaaaatcCCTTTTTGAGTTTCACTTTTAGAAATTCAATTTTCGATCAACTCTCACACATATTAACacctaaaataaataagttttgaaTAGAAGCAAAAGTTTAATTACACTTACTAATCTTGCACTTTTGGGTTGTTATTAAAGTAGCCCttgcttttttccattttttcttgaataatcTCACAGATGCActatacaaatattttaatagcatttttcaaatatctaattggtatgataccaaaaaaaaaaaaaaaaaaaaaggaaaaaaaaagaaaagaaccgTGTTTTTCACTCATTAGTAAACCCCAACTTCCTTCACCAGCATCACACATCGAAATCCCCCTAACCCAACTAATAAAACGACTTACATTTTCCTTATTGTTGGAGTTGGTCTTTGAGGTTAAGGCCAGGCTCTACATTGTGGTTTCTCTTTGGTGATGTGAGTGGCTATGGATGGTTTAGGTATCATCTGGGAATAATTCAGTAGAACTCACTTcttatttaaaaagtaatttatgAGATTTAACATCacccaccccaaaaaaataaaagagatttaTAAGGAATCACCAAGGAATCACATAATTGGTGCTTCCTTGTAAATCGTCCAATATCCAAATTCTACAAAACGGTAAATCATTGAAAAATcactttgaaattatttttggtaaacaGTAGTTTAGAAAGTGCTTTTGGCCTATTTGCAAATTAACTTTTAGAACTCTATTAAAATACTCTCAAAAGCACCTTTATTGCCCATTTGAATGTGCTAGTGCACTTTGGCAAGTCTAATTAGGTGGTAATTAAGAAGATGGCTGGGAAGGTGTTACTGGTAtaattttttccccccttcGTCCTTTTGGTATAAGTTGAAACACATATTGCCATAAAATGAAATccaatttttacataaatattttgcATGGCATAGCATAAGAATgagatttctttttttcccaaaaaaataaaataaaatgaaaaatagaacaactataaattaataataatcaagcaAATTATATACTAAACTATTACCTTCAACAAAAGAGCATCTCCACTAGGAATAGAGTCAAACATATCACCTGCAACATTTGTAACACCTTCATAGGTGGGTGCTGTGGCAATTACACGTGGCAGATCAAAGTTGATTCCTTTGATGTGTGGGTGAGCTTTGATGATCTCATGAAGGTCTTTCCCTGTCCTACCACCCACATCAACCAACGTTGTAATCTCATTCAGCCCACCATTTTCTTTATAGGCGTCTATTACTGCAACCGTGTCGGTGTCAGCGGTGTTCGAATAGCAATCAGTTAGCAACTGGTCGAGCTCAGGTTTCTGGGTTGCTGCATACTCATAAAGTGTGCAACCAAAGGCCTTGTTACAACAAGTATCACCGTCCCTGATTCTCTGGCTAAGGTACTGCCATGGTCTCATGAAGTCTGGGTCGTTTATAAGTTGTACCTGTTTCACTAAACTTGGCTTGGAATCCCACAATATCCATTTGGACAGATCTGTGAGTCCGTACAAAGTTTCTCCAGCGCCGTCCGATGGATGATGTGCGGCGAAGATGTTCTTGTAGACCAACAGTCTCATAACTCGTTCGAGGCTTGAGATGCTAAGAGATGGTGCGTCGGAAATTTTGGAAGCTATTTCAGACAATGTCATTGGACCACCATGGTTGTGTATAATGTCGGCAATGCGAAGATCCACAGCACATTTCAGTAGCGAAGAGATCATTCCCGACGTAATGTGCTTCCAAATCTCTGCTTGGCCTTTCAGTGCTGATACATCTACTTCTTTCCCTCCTTCCATTTTTTCTTGATCTCTTTTTTTCGCTGTAAAAGTAGGGGTGCCGATAAGGAATATCTCTCTTTTACAAGCTGCCGGATATGTACTCTCTCTCTTATTGACAAGTTTGGTGTGAACAATTATGATCGGTTACTGATGTATGATGTCCAATAGAATAGAGAACAGAACAAAGTTTTCcacttaaaattttcttttcattaaatttttttctccccattaaatgtttggaattttttttttcttttttactatttttgcaTCAATGCTACATATCACCATTGATTTTATCATATCCCGTCACCGTCGACAATAATTGCAGTTGTTTTGTCTTCTCTGTTTTATCTTTTAGTAGTAtctctttaactttttttaatattaatatgatatgactatataattaaatattttattaatggttTTCCCCATCATCGTCTCAGTGCAAAAGCATAAAATTGATGAAcgcattaaataaaaattttatttttatttttaaatgagtaATCATTGAGTATtaccaaaaagaagaagaaaaaaaaaaaaaggaataattatTGAGGAAAAACGACAGAAAGTTACCTAGACAAGGATCACACATGGAGATATGAACCAAATCTCAGGATATAGAAAGGCCATATCTTATTATTGAACAGAGATAGTATGGTATAGGTGGTGTTTGGTAGGAAGGATAGATTTTGATAGGATATAATTgaatagtataaaataatataatattgtatttggtATAATTTTGGATTGAGCAGtaaattaattgtttaatatttgaTGCATAATTGGActgtattggatttttttttaattataatttttattttgtttaaaatgaaaaatttttaaattatatttatatttataaaaaatttaaatactatatttaattaaagttttaaatttatgtatttatacttgcattaaaattttaatttttttaagaattaaataaaaattaaattataacatagtatttcataaataacaattaattgatgataaaaataatttaatgatatttataagacatttgtaattttttttttacatccataaactacttaaaatattattttcaaaaccaattaaaacaaaattaccagtcatggtaaatcataaataacaattaactacaaataaaaaaagttgacactatatttaattaagaatttGTTGATAGCATAAGTTGAACTTTTATAACCTGCTTTAAGTGTAATTGAAATTTCATACaagttaaattaataaaataatatctagggataacaatatttttttatattttttgatcatATACAACTATTGATATCCCTCCACCCCCACCTGGTGGctcaaaaaatttattgatgtACATGGTTTAACAACCAAGCCAATCTCATATGACAAAACAATGTATAAGATGAAGTACACGTTGTAGCAGAATTCAACAGCAGCAtggcaaacaaaaatcaaatctcTCACAATCAGCTGTTAAAAGCTTCAATAAGATCCGAACCATGCAGTTGTTAAAAGCTTCCATACATAATACCAATACTAGCAACACAAAGCTAAGCAGCAGCATATTATGATAGAGTTAATATGCAATGCCATAATCTAATGCAAGAGAGGAAACACTGGTATAAACTAGAGAAAAACACATTGTACCAAAAACTCAACCtggttatttaaaaattcaagcAAATATAACCAAGACATATAACAAGAGACCTCTATATCTTAATGCAGTATGATTGCTAAGTATAAATCTACCACCTACCTATCAagcacatattttattttaacaacaaCTTCCATATTAGCAGTCAAGAACAAAATCATATACAACAAATACCAGTTATTACAAAGGGTTTTCCAGTAAGACCTAGTGCTAAAGTGAAAAAATGGAATGCCAGGGTATACAACTGCCTCAAAAAGCTAATATTCAATCCCTTGCCTACCA
Proteins encoded in this window:
- the LOC107417274 gene encoding desmethylxanthohumol 6'-O-methyltransferase-like, with amino-acid sequence MEGGKEVDVSALKGQAEIWKHITSGMISSLLKCAVDLRIADIIHNHGGPMTLSEIASKISDAPSLSISSLERVMRLLVYKNIFAAHHPSDGAGETLYGLTDLSKWILWDSKPSLVKQVQLINDPDFMRPWQYLSQRIRDGDTCCNKAFGCTLYEYAATQKPELDQLLTDCYSNTADTDTVAVIDAYKENGGLNEITTLVDVGGRTGKDLHEIIKAHPHIKGINFDLPRVIATAPTYEGVTNVAGDMFDSIPSGDALLLKTTLRDWPDDIVVKILKICRKAIPEKNGKVIIMDVVVEGNNHLLEESHLKSDLSMLVYTGGRDKTAMEWKKLINEAGFPRYKVIKIPAMLSIIEAYPY